GCTCGCTGGTAAACACAGTGGAAAATAGTGGGTACAAAGATAAATGTTTTAACTCGGGAGTGGgtgacagaaacagacaaaagacCAACTACTGGACCGTCCCTCATTCAGTGACCATAAATGCAACTGTAAATGATTGATAGTGTTGCAACTGCTGGATGCATACATGGTAATATGATCTGAgggtaataaaataatagtgtATTGTAATACatatttattaacaaaacaagttttttaatTAGCAACTATTTACTGTTGCTGTTTGCTGTTGTGATGTGAATTTACCTATCACTACATGGTGTTTTCATAGTGATGttatattcatatattcataCATGCACTCTAAAAGAGAACTTTTATCTATAATaagaaattaataaatttaaaaaatcatagtttttaaattatatggTAATAATTGTCTAATAATACCAATAGTACCTTTGAGATGtaatctttttatttaatacctttaattatttttgtgtagTTTACTATAATTTTGCTCATCTTAACATACTGAATTCAATCAATATCTATAGTACAAAATGTCTAGTCGTGAtaatgacatattttttcaaCCTCACTCAGGTTTCTTCAGACGGAGCATCACAAAAAATGCTGTATATAAATGCAAGAGTGGTGGAAACTGTGAAATGGACATGTATATGCGCAGGAAATGCCAGGAGTGCCGTCTACGAAAGTGCAAGGAGATGGGCATGCTGGCTGAATGTGAGTGTCAGGGCTGTCTTTGCTGACCTGATGTTGAAATTATTATTCAATAAGATGAGGGAAAACTGTGGGCATATTTCTACGTATGACCATGCAGCTGTTCAACGTGACATTCCCATGCGTACACTTTAACATTTACGAAGGTTTTactaggagagagagagagagagagagagagagagaagctgagGTGGTGATCCCTCATTTTCCATTCTGACATGGCCTGTTGCATTTCACTGGGGATCGAGTGTCACATGTCCAACAATAGAAAGATCCAGCTTCTGTTACTCTGCCAGGAATAGCAGCAGTTAAAAAGACACCTTAAGGtctaattaagaaaaaaaatcagagaagACTGCTCATTAATAGTCATAACCATGCTGTTGTGTTCTTAGCTCTTTGCGAATGTATGTATATTTACGTTATCTGAACATGCCTCGATGTGAACTGGCTGTGAATGTGATGTGAATGTGAACACTTTTGGAGTCTTTGGAGAACTGTTAGTTATTGGCCCTATTAGGATCTGTCACTGGTGATGGACTGGACTGTTGCTAATAAATAATGTATGGTTGTAATGAATATTGCAGGGTGCAAGAATTTACGGCTCTACCTGCTGGAGTAATAAGAGCTCTTGCTCTTATGAGTTACTATAATAACTAATAGAATTAGTTATTATAGTAAAAGGCAGTGGTTAGCGTTGCTGCCTctcaacacggcggacccgggttcgagtcccactctgtgcggagttcgcatgctctccccgtgtctgcatgggttctctccgggttctccagcttcctcccacctccaaaagcatgcgcttcaggttgattggccgttccaaattgcccgtaggaatgagtgtgtgtgtgcatgattgtatgtctttgtgtgtggctccgtggtgcactggcgtcgtgcccggagtgtcccccgcctcacgccctatgccgctgagataggctctggttccctgtgacccgctgatatagcggtggtaatctgaagatgactgactataATATAATTAGACTATATAACATGTATTGTAACAGTAGGATTGAATGACTGCCTCACCATggatacactgcccggccaaaaaaaaagtcaccgtttgggtttcaataagcaaaatGCAGTGTTATGATTAGGGGTTGCTttggttggtcaagtctaggctcagcaatattattcagcaaaaaaattaagtcagctaaGTATCTGAATGttgaatgaccaggcaatcccataaatggttttttttcctgcatggcACGTTGTACGAGGCtgtcgaaacaatgccgcgGCAAATGCGCACTGCAATCacagctacaggcagtcccacgaaatattagagtgtgtgactttttttttggccgggcagtgtaaaaaatatgaataaaagaaaatgacataatGAGCCTTATTTCAACTTCAACTGTGATTCTATATAATATCAgtacaaatattaaatatggCTGTTATATGGGCCCACGATACAAGATAATGAGGAGTGAGATATTTAACACATACTAAAGTCTGCATGACTGCTGGTAGGCCTGCTGACTGAAATCCAGTGTAAGTCTAAAAGACTGCGAAAGAACACCAGGGTCTCCCCAGGACAGTCGGCCACAGACGAAACAGAAGGGATGGACAACACCGACAGCAAACATGTCACCTCAACCACCAAACTGTCAAAGGTGATCAAAGGTCTTGAATGTTTATTTTGGGATATAAACTGTGAACCTTTAACAATATAacttttgttgctttttgtttgtatCCAGGACAAAGTTGCCATCACCAAAGAGCAGCAGGCACTTATCAAAGTCATTGTTGATGCTTACAACAGGCATCAGATTCCTCAGGATGTGGCCAAAAAATTGGTCTGTTACAACAAATTTCACTTCTATCTTTTTCTAATTATTGATGTTAAAAGATTGCAAAGTTCGAATGATGGCACGCTGAGACCTTCAAATGTTGATTTCAGCTGCAAGACCAGTACAGCGCAGAGGAAAACTTCCTCCTGTTGACAGAAATGGCAACAAGCCAAGTTCAAGTTCTGGTGGAGTTTACAAAGAATATTCCAGGTATTGTTACTTGTGTGCAAACACATGCAGTAGGTAGAAATAGAGACTCTAAGACTGATTCTCCATTGGTGATTGATGATGATTGGTAGGCTTCCTTTCTCTGGACCGTGAGGATCAGATCGCTCTGCTGAAGGGTTCGGCTGTTGAGGCCATGTTTCTGCGCTCAGCTCAAGTCTTCAGCAGAAAGATGCCGGGCGGTCACACTGACATCTTGGAGGAGAGAATACGCAAAAGCGGTGAGTCCACTGAAGTGATTCATTAAACTGTAATACACCGTCTGAAAGGCTACTAGAAACTTATCATTATCGTGAGGATCTTCATTCAGTTAACCAAGACTCTTGAAGGTCACTTCAAGACTGTTGGTTAACTGAAGGAAGATTGAGCACTTGTACCAGCTGTAGAGGTTACACATGCAATCCAGCCAGATCCGTAAGATTAATAAGTGATCTGCCTGATCTGTGTCAGGGTGCCTGATATGTGAGCTGACCTGTTGATCTCTTGCTGAGTGTAGGTTACACAAACCTACGCCGCCTCTGGGTATAGTTTCATTCTCTGTGGCCATGTGTGTTAATAAACTGGCTGGTAAAGGAGTTATTGAACGTGATTAATGGTGCttttccattatttatttatatatgtcaCTTTGCAGCCTTTCCATTTACACATAGTGTATGTCATATATCAAATAATTtactgaatgtgaatgtgagGTGTCATTGTGTCAACCAAGTTGGACAGTTTAGACAGTAGCAGTGATGGCAGGTATGCGTGCGAGTCACTGGGTCCCTCAGCAATGCTTTGTTATGAATAGTGGGGATAAGAGATATCCACACTAAAGGCCACTGTGGGAGAATAAGGGAGCAAAGCTGTCTGAAGAGACCATTGTTCCCTATCATAACATCAAGAGTGCTATTGTGCTCTTCTCTCCCTCTGAGCCCCGCTGGCATTTCTGAATACTTGATGATGTGTCTGAGCAGACAGACACCCCTTCCAGTCTGAAGGGACGCGAGAGGAAACTGAAAGTAAGCTTGAGAACTAAATCGGTTATCATGACACTTTTAATTGTTAAATCTAAGAGGAAAGTAGAGATGCTGCTGCTTGTTGCTCATGTGCACAGTGTTACTGTATCTTAAATGTGTAAAATCATGATTAACGACCAAACAATTCAAACTGACTCAATACAGAATACAGTCAATGTGTTCCAGTTCTAATGACCTTGCGGAATAATATACTAGTgtatataatgtgtgttttgATGACATCAAATGCAAAGCACATTTTTGCCTTGTTTTACATGcatgaataaaatttattttcttctaacacacacaaacaacacaaagtgTGACCCCCTGTTGAAATCAAATTATTGGAAATAAAAAGACTATTAGTCCAAGACCTTCCTTTGTCGTTAGTTCTTTATAGCTGTACAAACTGTTGTAAAGCACATTGTACATGAAATCCAGTGTCCTTGGGTTCAATCTCATCAGCCATATCAAGGATTTACAAAGATTTCCAGAGCTCTGGATTaaggaacaaaaacacatttaaatgtacaaCATTTAGACTTGTGTTCATTGTGTTTGTCCTGGACAGAAGTGACTGATAATCATGAAAAAGGGAGACTGGTGATTGAATTTCACACATCTTGTGCAGACAAGCATTTCCTGCAGAAATGATGTGTGCATTTCACCAGTTCAGTTACAGCTTTGACTGTTTCAGGCTGCCTTTGACGTAGCAATTGATCATAATCCACAATCTGACAACCAGCTCACATTAGGCGCATGAGGAAGCTCTGTAAAGCTCTATTTAAATATAACATCTGCATACATAGAgattgtgattttcttttagaGATAACCAAATCAAAAAGTTGTTTAAAGAAGTCTTAGCTTGCTGTTCTGTGTGCTGCTGTAAACTCATTATGTTGTTCAAGTGCCAACCGATCATAATCTGGATTTGATTTGTCTAAACTGAAAAGTGAAAACACCTTTTCCTACAGGTATATCAGAGGAATTCATTACACCCATGTTCAACTTTTACAAAAGCATTGGGGAACTCCACATGGTGAGGGAGGAACAGGCTCtcctcaccaccatcaccatcctgACACCGGGTGAGCCACACTTAGTAACTTCCACTGGTCCAGAGACATTTTGCAATGATAATTAAGTACTTTCATGGTTTGCCTCTCCAGATCGGGCTTATGTGAAGGATCAGCAGGCTGTTGAGAGACTCCAGGAGACAATGCTAGAAATGCTGAAGAAGATATGTGTCCTTCACCATTCACACGAGCCACAGTATTTCGCTCGTCTTCTTGGCCGTCTGACGGAGCTGAGGACACTCAGCCACTACCACGCAGAGATGCTGCCATCCTGGAGAATGAATGATCAAAAATTCACCCCGCTGCTGTGTGAGATCTGGGATGTGCAGTGACTCACCAGAGGCCAACAGGGTGAAAACTTGCCAATGACGTGACAAATCATCAAGACAAAGTCGTAGTTCAAATGCAGTGAATATTTATAGTGGATGATGTGATGAACTGGAATTAAATCCCTGCCTTCTGCGTGGCCTGACCTTCATGACGTCACATGTGTAGTGACTCTGATTCATAACATCATCACTGTTTATTGTGTCATATTTGAGACTTCTTTCATTAAGATGTTTGAAATAACTTCTTTTTGTTGTGTGCATCATGTCAAGTGCCAGCATGAGAAttcagacaaagacaaacactggAGTTTAGTTAAGATTGTATTGAGTTTCAAAATGGGtctatttgttttatatgtCCAAAACTCCCAGTACTGCCACATGTACTTGCTGTAAATACACTAGTTATACGTTCTGCCTCAATAAAAAGCAAGAAACAGATTGATTTTGGAACATTTTAAGCTAATTTTCAGTGTACATAGGGAAAACGTGTACACACACTGTGTAGTGTTATCTGGAAAACTCCTCTTTACTCATTCAGAAACTTAATATCAAATGAAATAAGGTGAcgaataataaaattattttaaaaaaataggacctaagtattaaaatattcatgtaTAAGTGTTCTCCTGATGAAATGTGATATTCTATTACGTTACTAACAAAAGCAATGATACTATATTCCTTATTTATGCTACATTTAAACTTCTGCTGTTACATTTTTTCAGAGGCTGAAGTTTTTTGGTAAAACAAGGCATTCTTAACTCATTTAAGTGTAaggatttatttgtcttttcccTGTAATTCATATATACGGTCAAAACAGATATATCCACAATACACATGACGATGCCAGCTTACATGATCAGGGTATATCTCAAAATCACCTTTATATACTTagtaaatattaataaactATACATCATTTACATATTGGcatgcaaacattttaacacGTAAGCCCTGATTTATAAAACTTCCTAACATAGACTTGAAAGAATACATGCATTGGTTAACCAAAATCCAATTTTATTCCAAAAATAAGAGGTTATTTTTGCAATGTTTTACTGCCAGTGAGTTAAAATAAGCATGTCGGTGCTGTTTGGGCTCCATGATTGTATCATAGCACCATCTTGTGGAGTACCAGTAATTTTGCAGAAAATGTTGCCCTATTTTTTCCTATAAAAAATAACCATCAAAGCAATAAATGTGAATACACAACGCtgaacatattttcatttactaTTTTTAACAAGCAAACCTATTTAGATGTAAGTTCTGTCCTGTGTGGTGggaacagtgtgtgtttctgtttcaggaTACACCAAGAAGCCAGAAAAGGTGGTGTATCTTCCCTGGTTGCTGTAGACAGCGTAACGCTCGTCCTGCTGGCTGTACAGCCACACGCTGTCGCCGCGGCGCAGAGACAGCAGCAGGCTCTGGCTCTGCATCTCCCGTCTCTTTGACGTGTCCTCATCAAACACCATCGCCTGCACCTCACCCTTACCGGTCATCAGCTTCACAGAAACAGCTTTCCGAGGGTGTTTCCCCACAGTGAAAGCGAAAAAGTACACACCTGGGAAGTGGCATGTGAACAAGCCTGAGGTTTTGTTAAAATGTCCCCCAATATTGACATATTCCACATCAAAGGTCAGTGGTGGCTTATTCTGCTGCCAGCTGCTCTGACCTATGACTGTAGATGTTCGTGCCACAGAGAAAGCTGACCTTGGCTGCTCTGACACCTGACCTCTGCCCCAGACGTCAGCCTGAGGTGGGCAGTTTGGGTGTGACAGGCTTGGAGACAGGTGGTTGGGGATGTGGCTGGTTAAGGAGATGTCAGGATAGACCAGGTAACCAGAGAAGGTGATGTAAGGGCCTGCATTGCTGTACAAAGCATACTGAGGATTCTGCTGCAAAAGCAGCCATACTGTGTCCATTTCCTTCAAAGTGATCATGATGCTTTGGCTCTGAACTTTCCTCCCTTTCTTACGGTAGTCATCGTACGCTATAGCCTGTACCTCCTCTCCGTTCTTCACCAAGATCACAGACAGCATTTTCTTTGGAAATTTGCCCACAGAGAATGAAAAATAGTACGTCCCAGGGATGCGGCAGCGGAAGTGCCCGGTGTCTGGATTGAAGTCCCTCCCAATGTTGACCTTGAGCCTATTGAAGGTTACTGCCTTCTGCTTGCCCCCCGTTATGCTATTGGTTTGGGTGGCAGAGAAAGCAGAGCGGAGACCCGTCATCCCTGGGGAGGCATTCAGGGAGGAAACTGGTCCAGAGTAGACAATTGTGATGAATACACATGCTAGGTAGTAATGTGTGCCCCACCGaactaaaaagaaaagacattacATTACAGGTGATTCCAATGACCCAACTATGTGAGGTGTTTTGTTGAACAAAATTAACTTTTACCATGATACTTCTTtgtgaaaaagtaaaaactgaTAAGTGGACCTGAGTAAGCCCTGTCAAGACCTAAAATCCAGCACTCTAATGCAGCTGATACTGTCTGTTCTTTCTGTGCACTGAGATAAGGAATTAGATTAGCTGTTGGTTCATctgttcctgtctgtgttgaaCAATGGGAATATTTTAGGAGGGTTAAGGAAGTGAGGAAGGGTGGACTAATTAGGTattatttcaaatttatttacttttctgtACATTGAAtaactttaaattcaaattaagtGTCTATCTTTATCAAAATTAATAACTGATTGAAATATTTAAGAGCATGCAATATATGTAGTGAATGGGTCGCAAATCCTGTGAGGTCAGATTGGTTGTAAGGAATTCtatgactacatgaacagaagcCTTGCAAACAGACTAACATGAGCAGTAATTATAGGCTCAGATTTTAAACCTGGCCATTTAACCTGTGGCCTGTaatatacatattttacaaaacacTACTGATTGGTAATTTCCCTAAACTCTGATTTAAAACATCAGCTATGTAATTTCTCTTAGagtcacattttaacatttaaaaatattctgaCACAGTGTGATCTTTTGTGATGAATTTACATTTCTAtatcaataatatcaaaatgaaaactaaCAAAATTATCACAAAATGATCATGATTTTGGCTAAATCCTTTATAGCATATCTAAAGAGATTAATGTTGCTTTATTACTGTTAAgattaattatataaaaaaacaatcctttCCATTTTTATTCCCCTTATTTCTCTACATTGTTCAAAAGagtttacagaaatgttgaacATACCTGTTGGGCTGTGTTGGGACATTAAATGCATGCTAGAAGTCTGCTCCTCAGTCaccttttgaaataaatttccTCTTAGTTTGCTGCACTGCTAGTTTCCCTGTCTGACATGTCCTGACACCCAGAGGGGCAAAGCTTTAGTCCATACAGATACTaggaggaggagctccacaTTCCCTCCAGCCTACGGCTCCTATCCAGCCTGCAGCATGAAAGAAATGTGAGTGTGCAGCCTGCAGCCCTATTGGCCTGTGGACCAGGGgctttaattatattttgttttgtctagAATATTCAGAGTAGCGGTGGGATAAAAAGCTTGGTTCTTGCTTGTTTCAAGCAGTCACTGCATGAACAGGTAATGGAAAAGTGAACATGGGAATAAAGGAAAGATGCAGAACCATAATAATATCTATAGATGAGGCGAGTTGTCTTGATCAGGTGCTGTCACACATAAACTGCGCTGTTTTAATTTGATGTGTTAATGTAAAGATGAAGTAACAACATGAATAACTATGAATAAAGTATTCATATTCTTAGATACAGTGAGCAGTATTACAATTCACTCCACAAAAGTCCTGATTTCAAAAGTTACAACTCTTAAATATTGTCTGTAAAATAATcgttaaactttttaaaaggaTGGAGAATGTTTATGTGACAAATGATTGTAATACTTCCCTGAATGTTGTAAAAGGTGTTCTCACATAGTCTGAGGTCACACTATCAGTgttgtttaataaaaaatgaaagtgtgtctgttgatg
This region of Antennarius striatus isolate MH-2024 chromosome 4, ASM4005453v1, whole genome shotgun sequence genomic DNA includes:
- the c1qtnf13 gene encoding complement C1q tumor necrosis factor-related protein 4 → MHLMSQHSPTVRWGTHYYLACVFITIVYSGPVSSLNASPGMTGLRSAFSATQTNSITGGKQKAVTFNRLKVNIGRDFNPDTGHFRCRIPGTYYFSFSVGKFPKKMLSVILVKNGEEVQAIAYDDYRKKGRKVQSQSIMITLKEMDTVWLLLQQNPQYALYSNAGPYITFSGYLVYPDISLTSHIPNHLSPSLSHPNCPPQADVWGRGQVSEQPRSAFSVARTSTVIGQSSWQQNKPPLTFDVEYVNIGGHFNKTSGLFTCHFPGVYFFAFTVGKHPRKAVSVKLMTGKGEVQAMVFDEDTSKRREMQSQSLLLSLRRGDSVWLYSQQDERYAVYSNQGRYTTFSGFLVYPETETHTVPTTQDRTYI
- the nr1h4 gene encoding bile acid receptor; the encoded protein is MNEWVGPDINVVGQLDIPPSDEFPISESSHLFDILVDQGSPLLQDPDVLPFASYPSMQYVSLEPTMSSTPYYSSQNYYPPCNGEDWYSHTGIYDLRKGPLEVSYDTQMDEVSTHPSVVPAVCKRTRHMLHAGRVKGEELCVVCGDKASGYHYNALTCEGCKGFFRRSITKNAVYKCKSGGNCEMDMYMRRKCQECRLRKCKEMGMLAECLLTEIQCKSKRLRKNTRVSPGQSATDETEGMDNTDSKHVTSTTKLSKDKVAITKEQQALIKVIVDAYNRHQIPQDVAKKLLQDQYSAEENFLLLTEMATSQVQVLVEFTKNIPGFLSLDREDQIALLKGSAVEAMFLRSAQVFSRKMPGGHTDILEERIRKSGISEEFITPMFNFYKSIGELHMVREEQALLTTITILTPDRAYVKDQQAVERLQETMLEMLKKICVLHHSHEPQYFARLLGRLTELRTLSHYHAEMLPSWRMNDQKFTPLLCEIWDVQ